Below is a window of Musa acuminata AAA Group cultivar baxijiao unplaced genomic scaffold, Cavendish_Baxijiao_AAA HiC_scaffold_1139, whole genome shotgun sequence DNA.
ggaataaaTTATCTGCAAACATTACATATGAAACCTTAATTCCTACCAAATTGAAAAGAGCAATAAGATTTTGGGTCACATAATCTATCTAAACTGTGATGAAGATGTCATACGAGAAGGGTCGCATTGTTTTATATCCCTATGAGCCTTAAACcacttggaggaagcaccatTAATAAGACAAGAATATGAAAATTTCACAACATACAGCATATTCTTGTTCCAGACAAGTGCATCACTCCACAAACATAATTAGTTATCGAACTAACAATGCCAAGCTTCATTCaggaatttttaaaaaattaaattttaaaatattaatttaagaaTAGAATAAAAATAACTAAAGACTTAAACTTCAGCATGACTTCCTGCTATAAGTAAATTTGCAAACTAAATACAACTTCCTAAAAGGAAAACATCCCATGAGAAGTTCTTTATAAGAAAAGTAAAGAAGTAATCCAATATGCTTAATGATATGATAGACTGACCTGTCTGAGGAGAAGATGCCTCACAGTAGAACCTCTGTATTCGTGGACAGGCTGACCAAAAGAAATCATGTAACCATCCTTGAACTTCATTGATTTGTCACTTTGAGCTCTGATTTTTCCACTTCCTATCACCTGAATGAACGATTAAGGATAAAAATTTACAAAATTTGACACTTTAAGATGTTAAAAGTCAACACAGTTCCGATTTCAGCAATCAATCGAACCACTATGACACCAATATATTGGATGGCACACTGGTCTATACCATCTAGTACCACTAAAAGTGTaatgaaaattaaatatatactgATTGGTATTAATTCATATAGTTTGATGTCATATCGATACCAAACCTGTGCAGTTGTAGGAATAAGTTTTATCGAATTTTAAATGCTATATTTTGTAACTCCAGTTCATGgagtttgatctaatttataacTCCAACACATATAATTCAGCACAAATCAATGTAATTTGTGGAAATCATGTTTTTGTTGATGTAGGATACGACCACGGGCTACACATACAATAGCACCACCTCAATATGCTACTCCACCACCTAGGTGCAATGGCTTCTATTTCTTATGCTCTTAAAGTTTTGTTCTAATAATACTTTGTTCCCAACAAAACTTCTGAATCACCCCTTCCTTCTGTTTCTGTGTTTGTcggagcaaaaggaaaaaatggaGTCTTTCTCTGTTTTTTGTGTGATTAAAGTATACAGTAGTAGAGGAATATGATATTTCACTGATGAACAAAGATTAAATGGAAAAGTGAAAATTAAACAGTATATGCAATCATGATTTGCTGCATTGTATGGCATACCATTCAAAATAACACGAAACGAGCTGTACAGGTCTGCCCACTGATTGGAAAGTGATAAGCCTGTTTCAGATGGTATGAAAGAATCAGGTGAGGTATCGACCAAGTATGGATGATATGTCGTTCAGTACCTTGAAAACTCATGTTGTATCGGTCAAAATTTGATAAATACCAATCCAAATTGGTTCAAGTGAAACCCGAATACTCAAATTAACCATTGAGGCCTCTTTTGGAACTTTAAATCCTCATGTGTCTCCCTTTTTACCCAGTATTACTCTCATTTACTCTCATCCTCATTCGCTTTCTCACACTTTTATTTGTGAAAGTTCATGATCGGTGATTAATGGTAATCAAGATATTGATTTAAATAAAGGAAGGATTCGAACTCAGGATATGATGGAATTTCAGTCTAATTTGAGATAGCATTTAGCTTTTTTCTATGTTTTATCATCATTTTGTATAAAGATTAAACGTGATTAAGGGCATTGTCTTATGTTTAGTCTCAACTAGGTTTATTCTCTTACATTTAGATCTAAATTAGGGATATTTAGGGACAAATTGATGGGACTAAAAAGATAAATTCACTTTCTCATCCTTCTAACCTGTTATTCCTATTCTTTCATGCCTCATACACATtgtattcttatttaaaaataataagttatcattaattaggattaaatacttaaaaatgatttttttataaattccaATCATCTTTggcttttttttaaagaaaattggGATGTACTAATATTCAGACATATGGTACGTCGACATCGACTACACCGGTCTATTCATGGGCCAATACCACAGATAAACACGATACTGCGATCCATGATTGGATCATCCATGATTGAATACCACTAATATTCTTTTCTTGTATTGAGCTTTTATGTGGAAGAGGAACTTGGATTTGTAAAATGTATTTGTAGAGTTTACTTGAAATGAAGTTGTAAAACAAACTTTAAATCACCTTCATTTTTATGTTGTTGCGGCTAAGTAAGATAAACTTATTTCTAGAGCTTCTTAGCATTCTTTGCAAGTTTACATTACTATGAATATTATCTAAACACCAATTGCTGTTATTTTTCACATGCTCAGAATAGTGGACTCCTTGATGTTTATGTTATGCTATTTGGTGTTCCTATGCCTGCAAAATATTACTAGATGACTTCAGAGATTtggggaaaaaaataaatattatttgcagGTTATTGGTCAAGCTATAgctacaaaaaaatatattttttccatCACTAATCTTGCCATCACCAAAATTGATCTGACCAACAAAATTTTTTATTGCCAAAACTCTTCATCAAGAATTTGTTAAACCTTTCAGTGAAAATTATTATTCTCAATCAGAAAGTTTAATATAGCGTGGAGGTAATTAAATTCTCATACTTGTTTAACAGGAAAAAAATACAGATTCACTTAAGGAGTATACTTTGGAAGAAAAACTCAATCCTCTAAAGAAAttaaaagtcaaaatatttctatctctttttttttttgttattagggAGGAGTGGGAAAATACACGTCTTGAAAAGGACAATCATTTCCCAGAATAGGTTCTTAAACAAGGCAAATTAAATTGAAAGAAAATAAGATTAATCAATAGATCATTAGCATGAAAAAGATGAGATCACTAAATGAATCAGCTTCATTTATTTCATTTGTGAAATGGAGATCACTTGCTATTGTTTTGTGCTACTTTATCCTCTCACTAGATTGTTGTCCTATGCTGCTGCTATCTTATTGGTGAGTGTTGCTGTGGTCCATCCATCCTATGTTGTCTGCTGATAACACTACTCGATCTTGAAGTATATGCTAAAAGGCCGCAATCAAAATTTCAAGCTTGTCACTGTGTTTcaacatcttatctttattgtagAGAAACTTGTACAAAATTTTGTTTCACTGTATTCATGGATGTCAAGTAACCATTCTCAAAGATCATTCTGCTTCAATCCAGTCTGCGAGTTCATAGGATCTGATTACTTCTACTTATCATTTTTGCTACTCACATGTTGCTACACCAAATACGAACCTAAATAAGAATAAAGCCCAAAGCGGCAATGTGGCAAGAATCGAATGGAAAGGAAGGAAATCACCATTGGACGGACCTTGTTGGCATACAGGGAGGGGCACACGATCACCCTCCTCGTACCTATGATTGGTTCCGTCAGCTCCCACCCTCAAACCACGAGGCAACCTTAGAAGAAGCAGCGCACATACCTCCTCCGTCTTCGCGATCATCGAACCAACCTGAAATCGATCGAAGAAAACTTAAAATCAGCCCTAAAATCTATGCATTTCGCTGAAAGATGAGGCGTTTCGAACCAAATGCTCACCTTCGTTCCCACCTTCGTTCCCGAGCCGAGACAGATCGAATGGGGCGATGGGCTCGGTGGATCTTGGAGACACAAATAAGATGAGCACGTGCGAAAGTTAATTtcgaattaaatatataatacgacGCTAAAATCTTTTTAATCTAATTAATTTGGGGGCTCCGGAATCCAAATTAAGATTAACCAATTGGATTCGATTCAAGAATCACTCTGTCCGACCACGGTCCcactatatatatctctctctcctcCCCCACTCTCACTATGACTTCTCTCCCCTCGTCTCTCGCCTCTCGCCTCTCGCCTCTCGCCCCTCCTCTGCTCCCTTCTCGTCTCCTCGTTCGATTCCTCTCGCCTCGCCTCTGCTCCCGTCTCTTCTCCGCGTTCATTTCCTCTCGTCTCCTCACCAGAAATTTAGTCGTCCATGGAGCCCGTCGACCTCGTACCGAGCGGgtacaggttccttcccacggcggaggaactcgtgGTTGACTACCTCGCAAACTGGGTCGCCGGCGCACCCCTCcctggccgcgctgtcgccttcgccgacgtctacggcaccgagccgtggaatcttctcggcagcgatcggcatgaaggctatttctttgcggagcggAAGCCTAAGAACAACGGCGGCTCGCGCGTGGATAGAAAGGCCGGCagcggttcttggactctgtacAAAAAGCAAGAACCCGTGAAGTCCATCGTcggcgggcgcgagatggtggtggGGCGAAAAAGCTGCCTATCCTTCAACGATGGCCGTcggaagaactccgggtggacaATGTACGAGTATCAGATGTGTTCATCCGGAttcgagagacgagttctctgtcacgttaAGAGAAGCTCGCATCAGGCCATCTCCGGAGGCACCACCATCAAAACGGTTGAGTCCACCTTCACGGAGGCCGCGACAGACACGGTCACCGGCGACAGCTTCGTTGGGCGGAAGAGAAACAGAGaggaatcttctactctctcagCAAAAGCCTCgactctctcaaagaagccatgctgggAGTTGGTTGCACATTCCAGCAGAGCATTGCTGATCGACGCTtcaccacctccaaccgcggtTGTCCAATTTCCCTTATTGGCTGCCCCGGAGAGTCATCATTCCTCGGTCGACTCTGTTGCACCGAACAAAGCCGGAGTCCCAGCCGCCTCTCCATCATCAACGGACGTTGGTGGAGAGCTCGTGATAACTGCGGAAGAActcgaagcattcttggcttcgtattcgtcgtcggtcgatcagaactgcaccgacgatgcTTTCTTCACCAGAGAGGTTGAAGCCTTCCTGATGTCGGACGAAACCGACATAGCCTcgactaccatcccgaaggcctcgCCGTCAGGCCTGGTCGATCTTCTCTTGATGCCCGATGACACGACCACGGTCGCAGAGGTTTCCTCCTCATCTcggattgattcgaccacggtcgcaaAGGTTTCCTCGTCATCGTCGTCGATAGACTTCGTTGCGTGTGAGCAGATGTACAGCACCAGCACCGACGATGACTTCTTCACGAGCCTGGAACAGGTCCGTGCTTtcttgatgtccgatgacaccttCACTGCCTCGACCACGATCCCAGTGGCCTCGCTGGGACAATGCTCGCTCGACAACCCCTATTGATTCGACTGTAGCTTGCTTGAATGAAAGCTTATACGGAAAatgatgtttgttcatgtatatcataacaatggaagggaaagaaaatttttgttcttgtaaatattgacaatgacaaagttcaattttcatcccATGTTTTGTTGTTTCCTTAATATGATGGGATCTATAAGAAATGGTCTCAATTTACATCatgttcaaagagaaagagtgagATCATATGATATCAACGACTTCTCTCAACGTCATACTTTGGACGATTGTTATCAGAGGCAACGCAGCGAATTTGACCAATCATCGTTTGGAAACATGTTCTAACTTTTTGTTTCTGAGTgaagtccacaacaacaacaacaacaaataacaaaGTCTACAATCCCAACAAAGCTGCAAGTCAATTCATCACTGAATCCCTACCACAAGTGTGTGCACTGATACTATAGAAAACCTTTAATCAGAACCATCACTAAAAGTATCACTGAATCGATAAATAATTACATGGTTTGAAGCATTTGGCAATGGCCAAAACAATTCTGAATTGTCAACAAGTTCTCTCAACGTCAGATCAGAGGCAACGCAGCAAATTTGACCAATCATCATTTGGAAACATGTTCTAACTTTTTGTTTCCGAGTgaagtccacaacaacaacaacaaataacaaaGTCAACAATCCCAACAAAGCTACAAGTCAATCCATCACTGAATCTCAACCACAGGTGTGCACTGATACTATACAAAACCTTTAATCAGAACCATCACTTCAATTATCACTGAATCGATAAAGAATTCCAAGTTTGAAGCATTTGACAATGGCCAAAAAAAAATTCTGGATTGTCAACAAAATATTAAACACACACATCATGGAAGGAAATACATTCTCTCCAAAAACTCTTGTTGATATGATATGGACGGATTTCAATAGTGAGAAGAACGCCTGCATTACGTTAAATTCATTAGATTAATAAATAGAAGAACAAACAATTCAACTTAGGACTTGGAAAAATGATCGAATTGCAtctaaattaaatattaaaatttcgaATGAATTTAAACATCCAATCTGAATCTATTATTCCAGCTTTGGAAGTTACAAACGAATTCAAATAACTAATATCAAGTCTACAAAATAGTAAAAATTAGGAGTAACCATGTCGGgtatcaaaataaatgataagaacaaataatGCTCCTGAGAAGATTGGAACAAACTAAGATATGGGCCTAAAGAACCCCCTTCGGAAATAGATATTTGGTGCAGAAAGGCTCCAACTGTACAAGCCTCCAACAGCAGCAGCAAGAGTTAGAGAAGATGCTGTAAAAAAGGAACAGTTAGTTAAGAGATTTTCTCAGATTCGGCCTCAAAGCTTTACCAAATTAGTTGTGGATCTCTGGAGTTATTCGCTGGATTAGATGGAAATGCCTGCGGAAGTTCATCAAGGCAGAATCAGCAAATGAGAACACGAGGCAATCAACACTAAATATACTCGGGAGTTCAAGAGAGTGAAGTAAAAAAGAGAGATAGATTTGATGAGAGAGCACCCTAGACGAgttgattttctcgaattgctctaaAATAACATGACACAAGTGTGCCTCAGGGACATGGCAGGGAATGCCTCCGACAATTCGTACATGCTGGAGACATTGTCTATGCAAACTTCCTGCACGATGAAGCATGCTAAATGCATCTTAGGACTTCAGGCTAAATTTTATTACAACTAGTGAAGCTTTTGAGaatgggaaaaagaaaagacaatatAGTTTCTACCCACTTGTGCAATGGCATATTCACATAGCCGTTTAAGACCCTCAAGAAGATACTCATCCGCAGCTTGTAGAAGATCTTACGCGATATCATTAGTGATCTCAACCGATCCTATGTATATGAATCTGCAAATGAACAGCCAAATAATGTCAGACATCAGAACCTTCAGTATCACGACCAGAAGAAGGAACTACACTTACCGCATCATCAATTCAAAGACCTCCCATCTTATGTTAGGAATCTCAACGTCTCTTGCGTCCTTCTCCTATAACAAAGTTGAAAGAGCAAGATATTTTCAATCAGATCTTACCAGTCTAGAAAATAGTAAATTACCTAAAACTTCCAGAAAGAAAACTTTTCAAAAAACTTAGTTCATACCATGATACTATTATAAGTTTTGAAAAGCTTATGAATGTTTCATTCATGTCGTATTGGGCCAGTATGATACTATGATATCATCATGACATCCATGAGATGCCTTTTTCACATATTTTTTGTTCTTCAGCAAGCATGAAACCCATCATATAACTTGCCTAACATGCTTAACCATGCTGGCACATTTCCAGCACATGATATTCTGACAAAAAGTTCAATTCTTGATAACACTGACAGAAGGGCATGTTATGAGTTGCGGTATGCATCAAACTCCAAAATATTTGCACCCGGATGACATGAAGGGATCAACTTTTTGACTTCTattacaaatcagcatttctgATATGCATCAAGCAAGAACTAAGTCCATCTTAGTGATCAAAGATATGATTCTAACCTTCTACATGATAATTTATGTACAGAGAGGACCATGGGGGATTTACATTAACATTTACAAAGAAACAAACTTTTGAGGTGGCATCTTAGTATCTAATTTATCTACTTGTAAAACATGTTCACCGTTTTGTTGTATTCAGTAACCAAAGCACATCAAAACAGACAGATATGCCTCTTTGTATCgcatataaatgctttatttacTATACGCGCGACAGCTTCTTTATATCAGAAACTAGCCATTTTTTGACAACATTATTTCTAAGACTGATCATGATTAGGGCCTAATTCTGAAGAAAAACAAGCATGGTTGACACATGAGTTCCCTTACCCGGTAGCCACCATCAAACATTGCACGAAATGCATCCGAAGAAGCAAGCAGAGCAATTCTATGTGCATAAAAGCACTTGCCAGGAAAAGAATAGATAATGAACATTTAGATATTTAGCACATAACTAATATGGTGTGGTTTACTCATCTGGTGTCAGAATAGCCTAGTAAAAGACAGTTGAAATTTAGATATCACGGCACAAGTATGCTACAATTCAAGCAAGGAAGTGAGCTATGAGAGCCCAGTCCAAAAAAACAAAAGCCCAGGACATGTATACATATCTTTGGAATAAAAAACACAGAAGGGAAAGAACTAAAATGAGAACTGCTTTGCTTGTTAAGAATAGTGTTCCAACATTCACCAAactgaaattttaaattaataaaatagagTAGTAACTACTAGAAGCAGCTCTTGTACAAAGCATATATGCTAGTGTACATACAGCATGCACAACTAGCACAGTATTGGGAAGTGTACCAGCaaatacaacaataacaaaaaaaccGTGAGTGTGTACCAACAAATAAATTCTCAAAATAGATAATATAAACTAGGTAAGCTTTTGTTTTCAAACATCACCCAAGCGCATTAGACTCTAGACTGTCACAGAGAACAAAATGATAACATATAAGAACTAATAGAAGTTATTATGGCAAGGGTTTGAACCCTCGGCCTGTGGGAAAAGGACTCACTACACACTACCAGGCTAGCTGGTTAGGTATTAAACTAGGTAAGTTTGAACATTTTTTATGTATGAAAATCTTTCAACACTTTTCGCACAGGTGTGATTCAGCAAATAACCACATGCTTTGTCAGCTAAGACCTTGCAAAGTCAGCTTCAGGATTGGGATTGGCTTTTGGGTAATATAATGGTGATTGGTATgattaagttcagaactttcaagTTATGTACCACCATCATTTTCTGATCCAGTTAAACACATGGCTAACGACATAACAATTCAACACAGCGATTGGTATgattaagttcagaactttcatgTTATGTACCACCATCATTTTCTGATCCAGTTAAACACATGGCTATCTACTTAACAAATCAACACTACTTTAGCTAATGTTAATATCAGCCTGAGTAAGCAATTTAACGAGTAGCATGAACGAAATGGAAAACCAACCAAACCAGAA
It encodes the following:
- the LOC104000069 gene encoding small ribosomal subunit protein uS3y-like produces the protein MNAEKRREQRSTEPIAPFDLSRLGNEGGNEGWFDDREDGGGTRRVIVCPSLYANKVIGSGKIRAQSDKSMKFKDGYMISFGQPVHEYRGSTVRHLLLRQEDTTNESKLILYGLY